A DNA window from Pseudomonas tohonis contains the following coding sequences:
- a CDS encoding aldehyde dehydrogenase family protein, giving the protein MSNALINTLPSVDAFVDRTHASFIDGQQHQGAQGTPREVHNPATGAVLSRTLQADAPQVDAVVASAHRTFRSGVWSRLAPAERERVLLRFADLVEAHGEELAQLETLNQGKSIHLARAVEVGASVNYIRYMAGWATKIEGQTLDVSIPVPAQARFNAYTRREPAGVVAGIVPWNFPMMIALWKVMPALACGCTIIIKPADETPLTALRLAELAIQAGIPAGAFNVLVGGADAGAALVAHPLVNKVSFTGSTAVGKQVGRAALDNMTRFTLELGGKNPMLVLADADIEQAVAGAIGGGLLNQGQVCAAASRLYVHASRYQDFVEALSAQVAQLKVGAGMDPEAQVNALVSRRQQASVLRYLAIAREEGAQFCTGGGQPDLPGYFVQPTVLGKVTQGMTSVREEIFGPVLSVLPFDDLDQAVDMLNDSRYGLTASIWSNDLGRVMDLIPRIEAGTVWVNNHVPVDPNLPFGGYKQSGMGREFGKAAIEGFTEVKSVCITY; this is encoded by the coding sequence GTGTCCAATGCCCTGATCAACACCCTTCCCAGCGTCGACGCCTTCGTCGACCGAACCCACGCCTCGTTCATCGACGGCCAACAGCACCAGGGCGCACAAGGCACCCCGCGCGAGGTGCACAACCCCGCCACCGGCGCGGTGCTCTCGCGCACCCTGCAGGCCGACGCCCCGCAGGTGGACGCCGTGGTCGCCTCGGCCCATCGCACCTTCCGCTCCGGCGTCTGGAGCCGACTGGCCCCCGCCGAGCGCGAGCGGGTGCTGCTGCGCTTCGCCGACCTGGTGGAGGCCCATGGCGAGGAGCTGGCGCAACTGGAAACCCTCAACCAGGGCAAGTCCATCCACCTCGCCCGCGCAGTGGAGGTCGGCGCCTCGGTCAACTACATACGCTACATGGCCGGCTGGGCCACCAAGATCGAAGGCCAGACACTGGACGTGTCCATCCCCGTGCCGGCCCAGGCGCGCTTCAACGCCTACACCCGCCGCGAGCCGGCCGGCGTGGTCGCCGGCATCGTGCCGTGGAACTTCCCGATGATGATCGCCCTGTGGAAGGTGATGCCGGCCCTGGCCTGCGGCTGCACCATCATCATCAAGCCTGCGGACGAGACCCCGCTCACGGCCCTGCGCCTGGCCGAGCTGGCGATCCAGGCCGGCATCCCGGCGGGCGCCTTCAACGTGCTGGTGGGCGGTGCCGATGCCGGTGCGGCGCTGGTGGCCCACCCGCTGGTGAACAAGGTGTCCTTCACCGGCTCCACCGCCGTGGGCAAGCAGGTCGGCCGTGCGGCGCTGGACAACATGACCCGCTTCACCCTGGAGCTGGGCGGCAAGAACCCCATGCTGGTGCTGGCCGACGCCGATATCGAGCAGGCCGTGGCCGGCGCCATCGGGGGCGGCCTGCTCAACCAGGGCCAGGTCTGCGCCGCTGCCTCGCGCCTCTACGTGCACGCCAGCCGCTACCAGGACTTCGTCGAGGCGCTGAGCGCCCAGGTGGCGCAACTGAAGGTCGGCGCGGGCATGGACCCGGAAGCCCAGGTCAACGCCCTGGTCTCCCGCCGCCAGCAGGCCAGCGTGCTGCGCTACCTGGCCATCGCCCGCGAGGAAGGCGCGCAATTCTGCACCGGCGGCGGCCAGCCCGACCTGCCCGGCTACTTCGTGCAGCCCACGGTGCTGGGCAAGGTCACCCAGGGGATGACCTCGGTGCGCGAGGAAATCTTCGGCCCGGTGCTCTCGGTGCTGCCCTTCGATGACCTCGACCAGGCCGTGGACATGCTCAACGACAGCCGCTACGGGCTGACCGCGAGCATCTGGAGCAACGACCTGGGCCGGGTGATGGACCTCATCCCGCGCATCGAGGCCGGCACCGTCTGGGTCAACAACCACGTCCCGGTGGACCCCAACCTGCCCTTCGGCGGCTACAAGCAGTCGGGCATGGGCCGCGAGTTCGGCAAGGCCGCCATCGAAGGCTTCACCGAGGTGAAGTCGGTGTGCATCACCTACTGA
- a CDS encoding APC family permease yields the protein MSIDAKLTAHLNRGTVGFPTALASTIGLIMASPVILTATMGFGIGGSAFAVAMLIAMVMMLAQSTTFAEAASILPTTGSVYDYIACGMGRFFAITGTIAAYLIVHVFAGTAETILAGVMALVNFEHLNTLAESAGGSWLLGVGFVIVFGILNGFGVSVFGKAEVILTFGMWTTLMVFGIAGLIAAPAVQLDGWFGTSLIGTDLVTILSLVGMAMFMFVGCEFVTPLAPDLRNSARTMPRAMALGLFGVASCMFIYGAAMKRQVENVVLDEATGLHLLDTPMAIPQFAQQVMGDIGPIWLGIGFLFAGAATINTLMAGVPRIMYGMAVDGALPKVFAYLHPRYKTPLLCIAVAVLIPCLHAAWLGGNTDNIFNLVLAAVCAWSTAYLLVTISVVILRIRRPDLPRAYKSPFFPLPQIVSSAGILLGMWFITPPGMNPRDIYGPFAVMLGLTAAYALFWTVVVQKVNPFRPVPVEEVLEKEFAAEPGIHASESYGHASRAA from the coding sequence ATGTCGATCGACGCCAAGCTCACCGCACATTTGAATCGAGGTACGGTCGGTTTCCCCACCGCGCTGGCCAGCACCATCGGGCTGATCATGGCCAGCCCGGTGATCCTCACCGCCACCATGGGCTTCGGCATTGGCGGCAGCGCCTTCGCCGTTGCCATGCTGATCGCCATGGTGATGATGCTCGCGCAATCGACCACCTTCGCCGAGGCGGCCTCGATCCTCCCGACCACCGGCTCGGTCTACGACTACATCGCCTGCGGCATGGGGCGCTTCTTCGCCATCACCGGGACCATCGCGGCGTACCTGATCGTCCACGTGTTCGCCGGCACGGCGGAAACCATCCTCGCCGGGGTCATGGCGCTGGTGAACTTCGAGCACCTCAACACCCTGGCCGAATCGGCCGGCGGCTCCTGGCTGCTGGGCGTGGGCTTCGTCATCGTCTTCGGTATCCTCAACGGCTTCGGCGTCAGCGTGTTCGGCAAGGCCGAGGTGATCCTCACCTTCGGCATGTGGACGACGCTGATGGTGTTCGGCATCGCCGGCCTGATCGCCGCGCCCGCCGTGCAGCTGGACGGCTGGTTCGGCACCTCGCTGATCGGCACGGACCTGGTGACCATCCTCTCCCTGGTGGGCATGGCGATGTTCATGTTCGTCGGCTGCGAGTTCGTCACCCCGTTGGCGCCGGACCTGCGCAACTCCGCCCGTACCATGCCCCGCGCCATGGCCCTGGGCCTGTTCGGCGTGGCCTCCTGCATGTTCATCTACGGCGCGGCGATGAAGCGCCAGGTGGAGAACGTCGTGCTCGACGAAGCCACCGGCCTGCACCTGCTGGACACGCCCATGGCGATTCCGCAGTTCGCCCAGCAGGTGATGGGCGACATCGGCCCGATCTGGCTGGGTATCGGCTTCCTCTTCGCCGGTGCCGCCACCATCAACACCCTGATGGCCGGCGTGCCGCGCATCATGTACGGCATGGCGGTCGATGGCGCGCTGCCGAAGGTCTTCGCCTACCTGCACCCGCGCTACAAGACGCCGCTGCTGTGCATCGCCGTAGCGGTGCTGATCCCCTGCCTGCATGCTGCCTGGCTGGGCGGCAACACCGACAACATCTTCAACCTGGTGCTGGCAGCCGTCTGCGCCTGGAGCACCGCCTACCTGCTGGTGACGATCTCGGTGGTGATCCTGCGCATCCGTCGCCCGGACCTGCCGCGCGCCTACAAGTCGCCGTTCTTCCCGCTGCCGCAGATCGTCTCCAGCGCCGGCATCCTGCTGGGCATGTGGTTCATCACCCCGCCGGGCATGAACCCCAGGGACATCTACGGCCCCTTCGCCGTGATGCTCGGCCTGACCGCCGCCTACGCGCTGTTCTGGACCGTGGTGGTGCAGAAGGTCAATCCGTTCCGCCCGGTGCCGGTGGAGGAGGTGCTGGAGAAGGAATTCGCCGCCGAGCCGGGCATCCACGCCAGCGAGAGCTACGGCCATGCTTCTCGCGCTGCGTGA
- a CDS encoding DUF3156 family protein: MLLALREFFGNGRAPSGYRPGATLALVRRNLGGLAFEALEPGRGRFTLEGGLSFEARERTQSELLMHLVLTEFELRVPTRSEGVAVIDLRHTGAIRRQGLACVRRHGNAPGLAGVIAALEGDEALRAALMPLDFKRLRIERDGDHWQVRLEHMGASEVVNRMPAFRRYIRLDDAQQAHLLNALPALARVLAGF, from the coding sequence ATGCTTCTCGCGCTGCGTGAGTTCTTCGGCAACGGCCGCGCGCCCTCCGGCTATCGGCCGGGGGCGACCCTGGCCCTGGTACGGCGCAACCTGGGCGGCCTCGCTTTCGAGGCGCTGGAGCCGGGCAGGGGGCGCTTCACCCTGGAGGGCGGGCTGAGCTTCGAGGCCCGCGAGCGCACCCAGTCGGAGCTGCTGATGCACCTGGTGCTCACCGAATTCGAACTGCGGGTGCCGACTCGTTCCGAGGGCGTGGCGGTGATCGACCTGCGTCACACAGGCGCCATCCGCCGCCAGGGGCTGGCCTGCGTCCGCCGCCATGGCAATGCGCCCGGACTGGCGGGGGTGATCGCCGCGCTGGAAGGCGACGAGGCGTTGAGGGCGGCGCTGATGCCGCTGGATTTCAAACGCCTGCGCATCGAGCGCGATGGCGATCACTGGCAGGTACGGCTGGAGCACATGGGCGCCAGCGAGGTGGTCAACCGCATGCCGGCGTTCCGTCGCTACATTCGCCTGGACGACGCGCAGCAGGCCCATCTGCTGAATGCGCTGCCTGCACTGGCCCGGGTGCTGGCAGGATTCTGA
- a CDS encoding ATPase, giving the protein MPTKAPITRAYCVQLDEVLSIAEARRAFFSLPEPRSRFDFLCSSEACRALGTKVTAANYDKQPNETYKAAHFRENPHSAHAPDCQWMADEEDEDAEGRLPGESEAEARQRHARRKLHDYIDVFEPPVEQARPSTDKSDTPTAPARKPAGTPEKAPSQRTEKKAINQRTNSLERLVECYRQARLELSDEEFKAMRLRVVGEGEMALGAYFKAIRYARLGSANRVLQGGALLVDRYGSGFKLKFYDRIDNKPVFLYIAKEQMDAYRFRGYLDGLLREEVDYFRVYAIGELALSPSGKSVDLKVGDLRQLVLIPGMKKAPATGA; this is encoded by the coding sequence GTGCTGTCCATTGCCGAAGCCCGGCGGGCGTTCTTCTCCCTGCCCGAGCCGCGCAGCCGCTTCGACTTCCTGTGCTCCAGCGAGGCCTGCCGCGCGCTGGGCACCAAGGTCACCGCCGCCAACTACGACAAGCAGCCGAACGAGACCTACAAGGCCGCGCACTTTCGTGAGAACCCGCACTCGGCCCATGCGCCCGATTGCCAATGGATGGCCGACGAGGAGGACGAGGACGCCGAAGGCAGGCTGCCCGGCGAGAGCGAGGCCGAGGCCCGGCAGCGCCACGCCCGGCGCAAGCTGCATGACTACATCGATGTGTTCGAGCCCCCGGTCGAACAGGCCAGGCCCAGCACCGACAAGTCCGACACGCCGACCGCCCCCGCGCGCAAACCCGCCGGCACCCCAGAGAAAGCCCCGTCCCAGCGCACCGAGAAGAAGGCGATCAACCAGCGCACCAACAGCCTGGAGCGCCTGGTGGAGTGCTACCGGCAGGCACGGCTGGAGCTTAGCGACGAGGAGTTCAAGGCCATGCGCCTGCGCGTGGTGGGCGAAGGCGAGATGGCCCTGGGCGCGTACTTCAAGGCGATCAGGTACGCCAGGCTGGGCAGTGCCAACCGGGTGCTGCAGGGCGGCGCGCTGCTGGTGGACCGCTACGGCAGCGGCTTCAAGCTGAAGTTCTACGACCGCATCGACAACAAGCCGGTGTTTCTCTACATCGCCAAGGAACAGATGGACGCCTACCGCTTCCGGGGCTACCTGGACGGCCTGTTGCGAGAGGAAGTCGACTACTTCCGCGTCTACGCCATCGGCGAACTGGCGCTCTCCCCCAGCGGCAAGAGCGTTGACCTCAAGGTCGGCGACCTGCGCCAGCTGGTGCTGATCCCGGGTATGAAGAAGGCCCCCGCGACGGGGGCCTGA